GGTGAACGGCAGGGAACTTCGCTGCAAGGTGGTCGCGGAAGGCGGCAACCTCGGATTCACCCAGCTCGGGCGCGTCGAATACGCGCTTAACGGCGGCAGGATCAACACCGACGCGATTGATAACTCCGCCGGGGTCGACTGCTCGGACCACGAGGTTAACATCAAGATCCTGCTCAATTCAGTGGTCGCCGAAGGGGGCATGAGCGTCGAGCAACGCAATCAACTGCTCGCTGAAATGACCGGCGAAGTCGGCGCGCTGGTTCTGCGCGACAATTATTTCCAGACCCAATCGTTGAGCGTGCGCGAAAGGATGCTGTTGGACGCCCAGGCGCGTTTTATCAAAGACCTGGAAAAGACCGGTAAACTCAATCGTGCGATCGAATTTCTGCCGTCCGACGAGGAGTTAGCTGCGCGCAAGGCAGCCAGGACCGGCCTGACCTCGCCGGAACGCGCGGTGTTGCTCGCCTACAGCAAAATCATGCTCTATGATGCGCTGCTCGCCTCCAAAGTGCCGGACGATCCGTACGTCTCCACCGCGCTGGTGCGCTACTTTCCTGCGCCGCTGCACGAGCGCTATCGCGAGCACATGGAGCGTCACCCGCTCAAGCGCGAAATCATCGCGACCCACGTCACCAACGAAATGACTAACCGGGTCGGCAGCACCTTCGTGCACCGCATGCAGGAGGAAACCGGCGCGAGGATCCCGGACGTGGTGCGCGCCTACCTGCTCACGCGTGAGGTATTCGACTTTGATTCCTTTTGGAAGGCAGTCGAAGCTCTCGACAGCAAAGTCCCGGATGCGGTGCAGACCGGCATGCTGATCGCCTCGGAAAGGCTGATGGTACGCGCAACCCTCTGGTTTCTTCGCTATCGGGATTTGAGAGATGACATCGCGAAAACCGCGGGCCATTTCGCCCCCGGGGTTAAGGCCCTCGCCGCGAGCCTTGACCGGTTTTTGGCTGCTGACGAGAGCGCCGGCCTTGCGCAGGCAGCCGAACGCCTGACTCAAAACAAGGTTCCGAACGATCTCGCCAGGCGCTTGGTGAGGTTCGAACCGCTTTATTCGGCACTCGATATTACTGAGGTCGCAATGCAAACAAAGCGCAGCGTCGAGGACGCGGCGGGCATCTATTTTGCCGTGGGCGGGAGACTCAATTTTTCCTGGCTCCACAAGCAGATCGGCAGCCTGCCTGCGGATTCTCACTGGCACGCGCTCGCCAAGGCCGCGCTCAGAGACGAGCTTTCCGGCCTCCAGAGCCAGCTTACCGGCGCGGTTTCGAAACTCAGCCCCCACGCGAACGTGCCGGATGCGCTCGTCCGGCAATGGGAAGCGGAAAACAAGAGCGCCCTGGAACGCAGCCGGCAGGTGCTCGCCGATCTTCAAGGCACCGGCAAACTGGACTTGTCGATGTTGTCCATCGCGCTGCGGGAGCTGAGAAATCTGGCGCTGCAACGCCCGTAAAAATCGTCCCGGCCGCCCGATGGAATCTGGAGGGTCAATGGTAACTGAACCGAAACGGCCCCCTTGTGACGTTGGCCTGTCCCCATTTGCCTGCGAAGCGTCTCGCGGAGCCACGGATTTGCGCATAGCATCCAAGCATCCAAGACATGACCATTGGTGAAATCATCATCTGGATAATCGTCGGCGGTTTTGCGGGAACGCTCGCCGGGCGAGTGGTTACGTTGAAAAGGGAAGGCTTGGGCCGCTGGTTGAACCTCCTCGTCGGCATGGCCGGCGCAGTGATCGGCGGCCTGCTGTTCAGGCTGTTGAGAATTGATCTCGGGCTCGGGCAGCTGAAGGTGACGTTCGAGGACCTCATCGCCGCCTTTCTCGGATCGCTTCTCGTGATCTTCGCCTGGCGGCTCCTGGAAAAAGCCAGAAGAAAAAGCCCGGGAAATCGCCGTCCCAGGCGTTGAAGCAAAACGAAATCGCCCGCGCGCGCTCTTCCTGAGCGCCGAGGTGCCGCTTTCCGCCTGCCCCCCGGGAGGCGGCGGCATTGGCTCCGGACCTCCAGGCGTGGGCTTCACCCCCTCCGGTGCCTCACACGTTGCAGCGTCCCATGTACGGCCAGCCATCGTTGCCCTGCAGCGCTCTGCCGCCCGAGGCGAGCACGAAACGCGAGGTCAGCACGTTGAAGCCGTGGTCCAACAGGCCCGGCGTGTAGCCCGGCCCCTTGACGCCGGTGCCGAAAATCGTGGCCGCCACACACATGTTGGCGTCGAAGCCGGTGACGAAGACATCGCTGATGCCGTTCTCACGCATGTCGGCCACCAGCCGGGTGCCAGCCAGCACGCTGTTGGTGCCCGAGATGATCAGCTCGCGGTAGCAACTGGTGACGGCGTTACTGAAGTCGCCGACCAGCTCGCGTCCCTTGACCGTCGTCGTCTTGCAACAGATGTACACGGGCAGGTGTTCGAAGCGCCCGCCGCCCAGGTCGGCCCGGGTGTGCGCCAGCAGGCGCTGGATGTGGTCCTTGACCGTCGCCGGTGTGCCGTCGTAGTGGGCGTTCATGCCTTGCGCGTCAAAGTCGTCACCGTAGAGATCAATCACCAGCACCGCTACCTTCTTGCCGCGGCGGGCGTATTCGACGAGCAGGCTTGCCAAGTCGCCTGACAAGGGCGTCACGGTGGGTTCGGCACGCTCGGTGGGAGCCACGCGCCGCTCCCCATGCAGCAGAACCGACGCCGACGGCGCGGGCCGGTAGTCGTCGAGCCCGGTCTGCACGGCCAGCTTGCGCACCACGCCGTCTCCGATTGCGTCGTACTTGTCGAACTCGGTCGGCTTTTCCTGCTTCCAGGTATAGATCGCGGAAAGCAGGTTGATGCGTGCCTTGGGTTCGAGAGCCGCGCTGTCACGGTCGCGCGCGTAGTCTGTGAGTGCCAATTGTACGGCCTTGAGCTGCTGGGACAGCGAAAAGCTCTTGCCTTCGATGCCCAACGCCTTGTCAAAGGCGGCGGGCGTGATGGTGATCTTCATGGAACGGGCTACAAGCATCACTGAAAGAAGGAGCTCAATCAAGCGTTGTGCCGGTTGAGAATGAGCGTCTGCTCGATCGAGACGAAGGCATTCAAGGGACGGTGCGACAAGAATTGGTGAAGTGTTTCCCGTTCTCCCGGCCTTGTACGTCTGACCTCCGGCCTGGCCCTGCCCGCGCACGTGCGGACCTGTCCCGAATGGCGTTAAACCAAGGGG
The window above is part of the Verrucomicrobiota bacterium genome. Proteins encoded here:
- a CDS encoding NAD-glutamate dehydrogenase, which codes for VNGRELRCKVVAEGGNLGFTQLGRVEYALNGGRINTDAIDNSAGVDCSDHEVNIKILLNSVVAEGGMSVEQRNQLLAEMTGEVGALVLRDNYFQTQSLSVRERMLLDAQARFIKDLEKTGKLNRAIEFLPSDEELAARKAARTGLTSPERAVLLAYSKIMLYDALLASKVPDDPYVSTALVRYFPAPLHERYREHMERHPLKREIIATHVTNEMTNRVGSTFVHRMQEETGARIPDVVRAYLLTREVFDFDSFWKAVEALDSKVPDAVQTGMLIASERLMVRATLWFLRYRDLRDDIAKTAGHFAPGVKALAASLDRFLAADESAGLAQAAERLTQNKVPNDLARRLVRFEPLYSALDITEVAMQTKRSVEDAAGIYFAVGGRLNFSWLHKQIGSLPADSHWHALAKAALRDELSGLQSQLTGAVSKLSPHANVPDALVRQWEAENKSALERSRQVLADLQGTGKLDLSMLSIALRELRNLALQRP
- a CDS encoding GlsB/YeaQ/YmgE family stress response membrane protein, translated to MTIGEIIIWIIVGGFAGTLAGRVVTLKREGLGRWLNLLVGMAGAVIGGLLFRLLRIDLGLGQLKVTFEDLIAAFLGSLLVIFAWRLLEKARRKSPGNRRPRR